In a genomic window of Candidatus Hydrogenedentota bacterium:
- a CDS encoding VapC toxin family PIN domain ribonuclease, producing MILVDVNLLVYAHANTFSEHERARVWLDNQLMGSTKVALPWQSLVGFVRIVTNPRIFDRPSTVAEAWDQVRAWLDCDVAWIPQATERHSQFLERLLFASGVRGDVVADAHLAALAVEHGLMLCSTDGDFARFPGLRWSNPIAPQ from the coding sequence GTGATATTGGTGGACGTAAACCTTTTGGTCTACGCCCATGCGAATACTTTTTCCGAGCATGAGCGTGCGCGCGTTTGGCTGGACAACCAGTTAATGGGCTCGACCAAGGTCGCACTTCCCTGGCAGTCCCTCGTGGGTTTCGTACGAATCGTCACGAACCCGCGGATATTCGATCGTCCAAGTACTGTGGCCGAGGCTTGGGACCAGGTGAGAGCATGGCTCGATTGCGATGTTGCCTGGATACCGCAGGCAACGGAGCGGCACTCGCAATTCCTCGAACGGCTCTTGTTTGCCTCCGGGGTACGCGGCGACGTCGTTGCGGATGCTCACCTCGCCGCGCTCGCGGTCGAACACGGTCTTATGCTGTGTTCAACCGACGGCGACTTCGCGCGCTTTCCGGGCCTGCGTTGGTCGAACCCAATCGCCCCGCAATAA
- a CDS encoding DegT/DnrJ/EryC1/StrS family aminotransferase has protein sequence MKVNFVDLVAQYQSIRDEIHAELEKVLSTGAFVLGPAVQEFEQAFAKFCGADHCVGVNSGTDALNLAVRVLGIGPGDEVITVANTFIATVNAIALAGATPVLVDIDTSDYLIDTSLIEEAITPRTKAIMPVHLYGQPANMGAIMAIARKHNLHVIEDACQAHGALYNGKPVGTFGVMGCFSFYPGKNLGSYGEGGAIVTNDAALAEQLRVYRNVGQSAKYVHPVVGFNTRLHSIQAAVLNVKLKYLPDWNAKRRQWAAMYTEHLAETTLVLPKTNGDVEHVWHLYVVQHDRRDQLMKALQEQQIYCGIHYPVPIADQAAYKGIHTVTEGAPVTARVAKRILSLPMHPDLTEEQIEKVVKAVFAFDAA, from the coding sequence GTGAAAGTCAATTTCGTCGATCTCGTTGCCCAATATCAGTCCATCCGTGACGAGATTCACGCCGAGTTGGAAAAGGTACTCAGCACCGGCGCGTTCGTGTTGGGCCCCGCCGTGCAGGAGTTCGAGCAGGCGTTTGCAAAGTTCTGCGGCGCGGACCATTGCGTCGGGGTGAACTCGGGCACCGACGCGCTGAATCTCGCGGTTCGCGTACTCGGCATCGGGCCCGGAGACGAGGTGATTACCGTCGCGAACACGTTCATCGCCACGGTCAACGCCATCGCGCTTGCCGGCGCCACGCCGGTGTTGGTCGATATCGATACGAGCGATTACCTCATCGATACGTCGCTCATCGAGGAAGCGATCACACCGCGCACAAAGGCGATCATGCCCGTACATCTATACGGTCAGCCGGCGAACATGGGCGCGATCATGGCGATCGCGCGAAAGCACAACCTGCACGTGATCGAGGACGCCTGTCAGGCGCACGGCGCGTTGTATAACGGCAAGCCTGTCGGCACCTTTGGCGTGATGGGCTGTTTTAGTTTCTATCCCGGTAAAAACCTCGGCTCGTACGGTGAGGGCGGCGCGATTGTCACGAACGATGCGGCGCTCGCCGAGCAGTTGCGCGTGTACCGCAACGTCGGCCAGTCCGCGAAGTACGTGCACCCCGTCGTCGGGTTCAACACGCGGCTGCACAGCATCCAGGCCGCGGTGTTGAACGTGAAGCTAAAGTACCTGCCCGATTGGAACGCGAAGCGCCGCCAATGGGCCGCCATGTACACCGAGCATCTCGCCGAAACGACCCTGGTGTTGCCAAAAACCAACGGGGACGTCGAGCATGTGTGGCACCTCTACGTCGTGCAACACGACCGCCGCGACCAACTCATGAAGGCCCTGCAGGAGCAGCAAATCTACTGCGGCATTCACTATCCCGTGCCCATCGCGGACCAGGCGGCCTACAAGGGAATACACACGGTCACCGAGGGCGCACCGGTCACCGCGCGCGTCGCGAAACGCATCTTGTCTCTGCCCATGCACCCCGACCTCACCGAAGAACAAATAGAAAAAGTGGTCAAAGCCGTTTTCGCGTTCGACGCGGCGTAG
- a CDS encoding tetratricopeptide repeat protein: MRDSTTFQSPDRTIRRWTWVLTVPAALAVLVAAWGYGRFGGTFVEGLSGAQGEVLAKRAKALAVSNDTMIALATYKVALEKPFDNTQQRQWARQEYAALLHASGQYDDAASVLQACLVDFPDDLQTWSSLSGALAAGTRYGELAATAERWFATADRLGDSSHRALAKYYLGLAAEKQGDVDAALESYLAGVAIEPESLNAFHAAVLLHTKGDNAKAVELLDVYIPHATDWRLDAAKKLRTEARTPLPSAP; encoded by the coding sequence ATGCGGGATAGCACGACCTTCCAATCGCCGGATCGCACGATTCGCCGCTGGACGTGGGTGCTGACCGTTCCCGCGGCGCTCGCTGTTCTCGTTGCGGCTTGGGGTTACGGGCGATTCGGCGGGACGTTCGTGGAAGGCCTCAGCGGCGCGCAGGGCGAGGTATTGGCGAAGCGCGCCAAAGCGCTCGCGGTGTCGAACGACACTATGATCGCACTTGCAACCTACAAGGTGGCGCTCGAGAAGCCATTTGACAACACGCAGCAGCGGCAGTGGGCGCGTCAGGAGTACGCAGCGCTGCTGCACGCATCCGGCCAATACGACGATGCGGCGTCGGTGCTGCAGGCGTGTCTCGTTGACTTTCCGGACGATTTGCAGACGTGGTCGTCCTTGAGCGGGGCGCTGGCGGCCGGGACACGATACGGGGAATTGGCTGCGACGGCGGAGCGTTGGTTCGCGACGGCGGATCGCCTGGGCGATTCGTCGCACCGCGCGCTCGCAAAGTACTACCTCGGGCTCGCCGCGGAGAAGCAAGGCGACGTGGACGCGGCGCTCGAGAGTTACCTCGCCGGCGTCGCTATCGAGCCGGAGAGTTTGAACGCCTTTCATGCAGCAGTCCTCCTTCACACCAAGGGAGACAACGCGAAGGCGGTGGAACTTTTGGACGTCTACATTCCGCACGCGACGGATTGGCGGCTGGATGCCGCAAAAAAATTGCGCACGGAAGCCAGAACTCCCCTGCCTTCCGCGCCGTAA
- a CDS encoding Gfo/Idh/MocA family oxidoreductase, translating into MLRVGLIGYGYWGPNLARNFNSNRDCQLVRIADMTEKRRDLARRTFPNVDVVDDAARVTTADDIDVVVVATPVFTHFDLAKTALGCGKHVWVEKPMTSTHAQAKELIALAESKGLTLMVDHTFLFTGAVMKMKELVDAGELGDLYYFDSVRINLGLFQHDINVIWDLAPHDFSIMDYLLGPSARAVTANGSGHFSTGLEDVAYVTVFYDNNLIAHFHLNWLSPVKLRRTVIGGSRRMLVWDDLNPEERIKIYDKGMEVETKEGLYRILATPRIGAMHSPVVPNTEALSLEVEYMVKSIANKEKPFNDGAAGARIIAMLEATDESLRNQGKLVELKS; encoded by the coding sequence ATGCTTCGGGTTGGTTTGATCGGGTATGGGTACTGGGGCCCGAATCTGGCGCGCAACTTTAACTCCAACCGCGACTGCCAGTTAGTTCGCATCGCGGACATGACGGAGAAGCGGAGGGACCTCGCGCGGCGCACCTTCCCCAACGTTGACGTTGTCGACGACGCCGCCCGGGTGACGACTGCAGACGACATCGATGTGGTTGTCGTCGCAACCCCGGTTTTCACCCACTTTGACCTGGCAAAGACTGCGCTCGGTTGTGGCAAGCACGTCTGGGTCGAAAAACCCATGACATCGACCCACGCGCAGGCCAAGGAACTCATCGCGCTCGCGGAGTCCAAGGGCCTCACCCTGATGGTGGACCACACATTCTTGTTCACCGGCGCGGTCATGAAGATGAAAGAATTGGTGGACGCCGGGGAACTTGGAGACCTCTATTATTTCGATTCGGTGCGCATTAACCTCGGCCTGTTCCAGCACGACATCAATGTAATTTGGGACCTCGCGCCGCACGATTTTTCGATTATGGACTATTTGCTCGGGCCGTCCGCGCGGGCAGTGACGGCCAATGGCAGCGGGCATTTCTCGACCGGGCTGGAAGATGTAGCGTACGTGACGGTGTTTTACGACAACAACCTCATCGCGCACTTTCACCTGAACTGGCTGTCGCCGGTAAAATTGCGCAGAACGGTCATCGGCGGATCGCGGCGCATGTTGGTATGGGACGATCTGAATCCCGAGGAGCGCATCAAGATTTACGACAAGGGCATGGAAGTCGAGACGAAGGAAGGCCTGTACCGCATCCTCGCGACGCCGCGAATCGGCGCCATGCATTCGCCCGTCGTGCCGAACACGGAGGCGCTTTCGCTCGAGGTCGAGTACATGGTCAAAAGCATTGCGAACAAGGAAAAGCCGTTCAACGACGGTGCGGCGGGCGCGCGCATCATCGCGATGCTCGAAGCCACGGACGAGTCGCTTCGCAATCAGGGCAAACTGGTCGAACTGAAGAGCTGA
- a CDS encoding N-acetyltransferase, whose translation MENYLRIAPDVALGKEVKLACFINAYGCSIGDRTKVGAFVEIQKGASIGADCKISSHTFICEGVTIEDGVFIGHSVTFINDAFPRAVNSDGTLQTEKDWNVIPTRIGRGASIGSGTTILCGVTIGEGALIGAGSVVTKSVPPKQLWAGNPARYFRTLGSE comes from the coding sequence ATGGAAAACTATCTTCGCATCGCGCCGGACGTCGCGCTCGGCAAGGAAGTGAAACTGGCGTGCTTTATCAATGCGTACGGGTGCTCGATCGGCGATCGCACGAAGGTGGGCGCATTTGTCGAGATTCAGAAAGGCGCGAGCATTGGCGCGGACTGCAAGATTTCGAGCCACACCTTCATCTGCGAAGGCGTTACGATCGAAGACGGTGTATTTATCGGGCACAGCGTTACGTTCATCAACGACGCGTTTCCGCGCGCGGTGAATTCGGACGGAACGCTGCAGACCGAGAAAGACTGGAACGTCATTCCGACGCGTATCGGCAGGGGCGCGTCCATCGGTTCGGGCACGACGATCCTCTGCGGCGTGACCATCGGCGAAGGGGCGCTGATCGGCGCCGGCAGCGTGGTGACGAAGTCCGTGCCGCCCAAGCAGCTTTGGGCGGGCAATCCCGCGCGGTATTTCCGCACGCTGGGCAGCGAGTAG
- a CDS encoding nucleotide sugar dehydrogenase yields MRIAVVGGGRMGLPLASLFADRGASVVVCDISARVVDAVNRGESPYEEPELDAYIARNVAAKRLAASTNTTGAVRDANAVVVIVPAWLNDEKDIDYSVLQSASRDIGRGLKPGTLVSFETTVAVGGTRSQLVPVLEQESGLKAGADFFVSFSPERVKANLVLARLQETPKIVGGFNEASTRKAAELYGTYLGAPVIDVVSLEAAELAKLAGMLYRDVNIALANELAALSEIAGVDFSLVREAANTDGESKLLLPGIGVGGHCTPVYPYFMINDAMRRGVPQRLSTAARAINDEQPARSVARLERQWKPVKGRAVHILGLGFRPDVKVDTYSTAYPLRDALAAKGAVVTIEDPYYTDDELRAAGFVPARIGRDRIEAIVLNTAHSAFKSPDFAQWRAQGIEAAIDGRNFWSADAASRAGILYLGIGRDAVLSPPNAT; encoded by the coding sequence ATGCGTATCGCAGTCGTTGGCGGAGGGCGCATGGGGCTACCCCTTGCGTCGCTTTTCGCGGACAGGGGCGCGAGCGTAGTCGTCTGCGATATCAGCGCCCGGGTCGTCGATGCCGTCAACCGCGGCGAATCTCCATACGAGGAGCCCGAACTGGATGCGTATATTGCGCGCAACGTAGCCGCGAAACGCCTTGCGGCGAGCACGAACACGACCGGGGCCGTGCGCGATGCGAACGCCGTGGTCGTGATCGTTCCCGCGTGGTTGAACGACGAAAAGGACATCGACTATAGCGTGCTACAATCCGCGTCGCGCGATATCGGGCGCGGGCTAAAGCCGGGAACACTCGTCTCGTTCGAGACGACCGTCGCCGTGGGCGGTACGCGGTCGCAGCTTGTGCCGGTACTCGAGCAGGAAAGCGGTCTCAAGGCGGGAGCGGATTTCTTCGTGAGCTTCAGCCCGGAGCGCGTCAAAGCGAACCTGGTGCTCGCGCGCCTGCAGGAAACGCCGAAGATTGTGGGCGGATTTAACGAGGCGTCGACGCGCAAAGCGGCCGAGTTGTACGGCACGTATCTCGGTGCTCCGGTGATCGACGTGGTTTCGCTCGAAGCGGCAGAACTCGCCAAACTCGCTGGCATGCTGTACCGCGACGTGAACATTGCGTTGGCGAACGAACTGGCCGCGTTGAGTGAAATCGCGGGCGTCGATTTCAGCCTTGTGCGCGAGGCCGCCAATACCGACGGCGAATCGAAGTTGCTGTTGCCGGGGATCGGAGTAGGCGGCCACTGCACGCCGGTGTATCCGTACTTCATGATCAACGACGCCATGCGGCGCGGTGTGCCGCAACGCCTCTCGACCGCCGCGCGCGCGATTAACGACGAACAGCCCGCGCGCAGCGTCGCACGGCTCGAACGGCAGTGGAAACCGGTGAAGGGCCGCGCAGTGCATATCCTCGGCCTCGGCTTTCGCCCGGACGTGAAGGTGGACACGTACAGCACGGCGTATCCGCTGCGCGACGCCCTTGCGGCGAAGGGCGCGGTGGTCACGATCGAAGACCCGTACTATACGGACGACGAACTGCGCGCGGCCGGTTTCGTGCCCGCGCGAATCGGGCGTGACCGCATCGAGGCGATTGTGCTCAACACGGCGCATTCTGCGTTCAAAAGTCCCGACTTCGCGCAGTGGCGCGCGCAAGGAATCGAGGCGGCGATCGACGGCCGCAACTTTTGGAGCGCGGACGCGGCGTCCCGCGCAGGCATTCTTTATCTCGGCATTGGCCGCGACGCGGTATTGTCGCCGCCCAACGCGACCTAA
- a CDS encoding O-antigen ligase family protein, with product MSTSATESPETEKFFRSLDRIIPALLILAVVGALTSTAIFWVVLGLAAFAAFVPLSSWGVIAYFVLVFGLAAVASENPISVGGIRVYGADVLAAFFAAWICNECMASVLKKPYLVHRPQTERRIMAATVTLAAYGLVAALIGLSNGHFMRDVLGDYRQQFYYPLALLLPLLLPLRAPHLNAVQYALIFAIGATALVGLRRFALGESWMPESYTLLEFDPRYLSSTELVPFAAGLAYFAVVLRSRASLAFKAFAVGCAGVAFVMLVISGWRLGILMAAAAPVAAMLLLTWVRREPFAGPFKAAFVLACLAVAGAALLSVLFPEEVQAQLQRTYERFQEFNPADDQRYYTWIAALETYRDHPILGAGLGHQLWFYMRSSAGYLLGATGTTHNFLLEVLYRGGLAAILLVLGIHIAFNLYVFRRLQSVLARHQSIVIGLYVGYASCFVMHLLEPNTPAGIATLYLSMGLIIRYLRDSDAKSAAE from the coding sequence ATGAGCACTTCCGCCACCGAATCCCCCGAAACGGAGAAGTTCTTCCGGTCACTGGACCGAATTATCCCAGCGCTGCTGATTCTCGCCGTCGTTGGCGCGCTCACGAGTACGGCCATTTTCTGGGTCGTGCTCGGACTGGCGGCCTTCGCCGCGTTTGTGCCGCTCTCGTCGTGGGGCGTGATCGCCTACTTCGTCCTGGTATTTGGACTCGCGGCGGTCGCCTCCGAAAACCCGATCTCCGTCGGCGGAATTCGTGTGTATGGCGCGGACGTGCTCGCCGCGTTCTTCGCGGCGTGGATATGCAACGAATGCATGGCCTCCGTACTGAAGAAGCCATACCTGGTCCATCGGCCCCAAACGGAGCGGCGGATCATGGCGGCCACCGTGACGCTCGCTGCCTACGGGCTCGTCGCCGCGTTGATCGGCCTGTCGAACGGTCATTTCATGCGCGACGTTTTGGGCGATTACCGTCAGCAGTTCTACTATCCGCTCGCGCTGCTCCTTCCGCTGCTGCTTCCGCTCCGCGCGCCGCACCTCAACGCCGTGCAGTACGCGCTTATATTCGCAATCGGCGCGACGGCCCTTGTCGGTTTGCGCCGCTTTGCGCTCGGCGAATCGTGGATGCCCGAGTCGTACACCCTGCTCGAGTTCGATCCGCGTTATCTGTCGTCGACGGAACTTGTGCCGTTCGCGGCGGGCCTCGCCTATTTCGCGGTCGTGCTGCGCTCGCGCGCGAGTCTCGCATTCAAGGCGTTCGCGGTCGGCTGCGCGGGGGTTGCGTTTGTTATGCTTGTCATCAGCGGCTGGCGGCTCGGCATTCTCATGGCGGCTGCTGCGCCGGTCGCGGCCATGTTGCTGCTGACCTGGGTGCGCCGCGAACCGTTCGCCGGGCCGTTCAAGGCGGCGTTCGTTCTCGCGTGTCTCGCCGTCGCCGGCGCGGCGCTGCTCAGCGTGTTGTTTCCCGAGGAAGTTCAGGCCCAACTGCAGCGCACCTACGAGCGCTTCCAGGAGTTCAACCCCGCCGACGACCAGCGCTACTACACGTGGATCGCGGCGCTCGAGACCTACCGCGATCATCCCATACTCGGCGCGGGCCTTGGCCATCAGCTCTGGTTCTACATGCGGAGCAGCGCCGGGTACCTGCTCGGCGCAACCGGCACGACACACAATTTCCTGCTCGAAGTGCTCTATCGCGGCGGGCTGGCCGCCATCCTCCTCGTACTCGGAATTCACATCGCGTTCAACCTGTATGTGTTCCGGCGGCTGCAATCTGTACTCGCGCGTCACCAGTCAATCGTCATCGGGTTGTACGTCGGTTACGCAAGCTGTTTCGTCATGCACCTTCTCGAACCCAACACACCCGCGGGTATCGCCACGCTCTATCTGAGCATGGGCCTTATTATTCGATATCTCCGTGACAGTGACGCAAAGTCCGCCGCCGAATGA
- a CDS encoding O-antigen ligase family protein, translating into MRDENLRVTQAGFRIQECLLHVIVLSLPWELFQRIPYTNVTLTKAASVLFILCSFVRCRPLEGKWAFRKLGVELPVLAFAAACGLSIIGSLDREATTRLLIMYLSYLVLFYAVAAHVRTAAHARRLMMVFAVSCGAVGLLAVACRVGLLYPTLVATSVPLGVRATPDMWDAVATRMAPAGEDFNQSVLSPLLAFVACAFVLFDQSSSKRVARIMALALFGSFAAIVVAISRTSIAICVAAVVLLVGASLLRRESRKKTLWFAVPFVAVLLAGAIVATPRLSERFSLLTGERDPSLEGRIVAYRAALSLAPNHLILGAGLGAENEAIAASPYAAQTKGMGIHNLPLKFLLELGIAGLIAYLWLWYAIARRLLLRTTDELQELWLHRRQFLGIATTVFLITMLMPFAALSLYPVMLALALGPLAMRGGPEELPAKPVWLAAGVLIMASVVTANLVNYQQLTGDAEQWCDGLHRGAQAEREGRYVDAAAHYASAKKYDGSAQRESLWRRAAAVFDYPFIRDEMGLLRDPNRLSLVCSFGLGRAKLLANDSRAAAVELQYVYMADPNFTESCNVLADALWSLGSFADSVRTYAWARTIAERTEPMRPIVDAENARIETLMSSSATDDRLFAARLLRRIGRWDEARAIYSEVIVWEPANAEALYHLGIAAEIDGNTLAATEFYDKAVQSAPDQVGAAMRLELLAKSPDIAATHPPTGGFLP; encoded by the coding sequence ATGAGGGACGAGAATCTACGCGTCACGCAGGCAGGGTTCCGCATACAGGAATGCTTGTTGCACGTAATCGTGCTTTCGCTGCCGTGGGAACTGTTCCAACGGATTCCGTACACGAACGTCACGTTGACGAAGGCCGCATCGGTGTTGTTCATCCTTTGCTCCTTCGTGCGATGTAGACCTCTCGAAGGCAAGTGGGCCTTTAGAAAACTGGGCGTGGAACTCCCTGTGCTTGCTTTCGCGGCGGCGTGCGGGCTGTCGATAATTGGCTCCCTCGATCGCGAGGCGACCACGCGCCTGTTAATCATGTATCTGAGTTATCTTGTACTTTTTTACGCAGTCGCAGCGCATGTGAGGACTGCCGCGCACGCGCGACGTTTGATGATGGTGTTCGCGGTTTCGTGCGGTGCTGTGGGCCTGCTCGCGGTTGCGTGTCGCGTCGGCCTGCTCTATCCGACGTTGGTGGCGACCTCGGTGCCGCTTGGCGTGCGCGCGACGCCGGATATGTGGGACGCGGTCGCGACGCGCATGGCGCCCGCGGGGGAAGATTTCAATCAAAGCGTGCTCTCGCCGTTGCTCGCATTTGTCGCGTGCGCGTTTGTGCTGTTCGACCAATCGTCGTCGAAACGTGTTGCGCGAATCATGGCGCTTGCGCTATTCGGCTCGTTCGCCGCGATAGTTGTCGCGATCTCGCGGACGTCTATTGCGATTTGCGTAGCGGCCGTCGTGCTGCTTGTTGGGGCGTCGCTCCTGCGGCGCGAATCGCGAAAGAAGACGTTATGGTTTGCCGTGCCGTTTGTGGCCGTGTTGCTCGCCGGGGCGATCGTCGCCACGCCACGATTGTCCGAGCGGTTCAGCCTGCTGACGGGCGAACGCGATCCTTCGCTCGAGGGTCGCATCGTCGCGTACCGCGCCGCGCTCTCGCTGGCGCCCAATCATCTCATTCTCGGCGCCGGGCTCGGCGCCGAGAATGAGGCGATTGCCGCATCACCCTATGCGGCGCAGACGAAAGGCATGGGCATTCACAATCTTCCGCTCAAGTTTCTGCTCGAACTCGGAATCGCGGGCCTGATCGCGTATTTGTGGCTTTGGTACGCGATCGCGCGGCGGTTGCTTCTGCGAACTACGGACGAGTTACAGGAACTGTGGCTGCACCGGCGCCAGTTTCTCGGTATCGCCACGACGGTCTTTCTTATAACCATGCTCATGCCGTTCGCTGCGTTATCGCTGTACCCGGTGATGTTGGCGCTGGCGCTCGGCCCACTGGCGATGCGAGGCGGACCGGAGGAGTTGCCCGCGAAACCGGTTTGGTTGGCGGCTGGAGTGTTGATAATGGCCAGCGTGGTCACGGCAAACCTGGTCAATTACCAACAACTCACTGGGGATGCGGAGCAGTGGTGTGACGGTCTGCACCGCGGCGCGCAAGCTGAACGAGAGGGACGTTATGTGGACGCCGCGGCGCACTATGCCTCCGCGAAAAAATACGATGGGAGCGCGCAGCGCGAATCGCTTTGGAGACGGGCTGCCGCCGTTTTTGATTACCCGTTTATCCGCGATGAAATGGGACTGCTCCGCGATCCGAACAGGTTGTCGCTGGTGTGCTCGTTTGGCCTGGGTCGCGCGAAGCTCCTGGCGAACGATTCGCGCGCGGCGGCCGTGGAACTACAGTACGTGTATATGGCCGATCCGAACTTTACCGAATCGTGCAACGTTCTCGCGGACGCGCTGTGGAGTTTGGGCAGTTTTGCCGATTCTGTTCGGACCTATGCGTGGGCGAGGACAATCGCCGAGCGCACGGAACCGATGCGGCCCATAGTGGACGCGGAGAACGCGCGAATCGAGACCTTGATGTCCAGCAGCGCCACAGACGATCGATTGTTCGCGGCGCGGCTGTTGCGCCGAATCGGCCGGTGGGACGAGGCGAGGGCGATCTATTCCGAAGTGATCGTTTGGGAGCCGGCAAATGCGGAAGCGCTATATCACTTGGGGATCGCCGCCGAAATCGATGGTAACACACTGGCTGCGACGGAGTTCTACGACAAGGCAGTGCAGTCCGCTCCAGACCAGGTTGGCGCGGCGATGCGGCTTGAATTGCTTGCGAAATCTCCGGACATCGCGGCAACACATCCGCCTACTGGCGGATTTCTTCCGTGA
- a CDS encoding glycosyltransferase family 4 protein, translated as MNGPAAKRPRAGMVAYTFYGTDERVKRHVAHLVDAGYDVDVISLVDPTKSSQPNDQDHVRFFHPSARQYDRQGKLQILLSYAAFMFASGWILLRNHFSSGRYAFVHVNNMPNFLVFGALPLRVIGVPVVLDLHDNMPEIYQHKFGVDPAHWAIRSLYFEEWISMKFASFCFAATHTQCERLRENGLSDSKSAVLLNLPSLERFPKWPLPDSPAPIDGPFRIVYHGTLTSRLGVDLAIRAMPLLRERIPGVRFEITGNGEQRAELVRLADELGVGDIVAFSEGFVPTERLAGLLRGAHVGVIPSRDTIATKVMLPVKLLEYVRMGIPCVTVATPTIRHYFEEGMVRFVPPESPEAIADAIEYFYRNPEQRLETARAARQFFETHNLATERERYVDRVRRLTIK; from the coding sequence ATGAACGGACCCGCGGCAAAACGGCCCCGCGCGGGAATGGTCGCGTACACGTTTTACGGCACGGACGAGCGGGTGAAGCGGCATGTCGCGCATCTCGTCGACGCGGGCTACGACGTCGACGTAATCAGCCTCGTCGATCCGACGAAATCTTCGCAGCCAAATGACCAGGATCACGTCCGGTTCTTCCATCCGAGTGCGCGACAGTACGACCGCCAGGGCAAGCTCCAGATACTTCTTTCGTACGCGGCATTCATGTTCGCGAGCGGCTGGATTCTCTTGCGCAACCATTTCTCATCTGGCCGGTACGCGTTCGTGCACGTCAACAACATGCCGAACTTCCTCGTTTTCGGCGCATTGCCACTGCGCGTAATCGGTGTGCCCGTTGTGCTCGATTTGCACGACAACATGCCGGAGATATACCAGCACAAGTTCGGCGTCGACCCGGCGCATTGGGCCATCCGCTCGCTGTACTTCGAAGAGTGGATCAGTATGAAGTTCGCGAGCTTCTGCTTCGCGGCGACGCACACGCAGTGCGAGCGGCTTCGCGAAAACGGACTGAGCGACTCGAAATCCGCGGTGCTGCTGAACCTGCCGTCGCTCGAGCGATTTCCCAAATGGCCGCTGCCGGATTCGCCTGCTCCGATCGACGGGCCGTTCCGAATCGTGTATCACGGCACGCTGACCTCGCGGCTCGGCGTTGATCTCGCCATACGCGCGATGCCGCTGTTGCGCGAGCGTATACCCGGCGTGCGCTTCGAGATCACAGGCAATGGCGAGCAGCGCGCCGAGTTGGTGCGGCTCGCGGACGAACTGGGTGTGGGAGACATAGTCGCGTTCAGCGAAGGGTTCGTGCCGACCGAAAGGCTCGCCGGGCTGTTGAGGGGTGCGCACGTCGGCGTAATTCCCTCGCGCGACACAATCGCCACGAAGGTAATGCTGCCCGTGAAGCTGCTCGAATACGTGCGAATGGGCATCCCGTGCGTCACCGTCGCGACGCCCACCATTCGCCACTATTTCGAGGAGGGGATGGTCCGCTTTGTGCCGCCGGAATCGCCGGAAGCGATCGCGGACGCGATCGAGTACTTCTACCGTAACCCCGAACAACGCCTGGAAACCGCGCGCGCGGCACGGCAATTCTTCGAAACCCACAACCTCGCGACGGAACGGGAGCGTTATGTTGATCGGGTGCGCCGGCTCACAATCAAGTAG
- a CDS encoding DUF2191 domain-containing protein, whose amino-acid sequence MRTTLTLDDDVAIELERLRRSRDASLKEVVNEALRMGLRQLSSPPPKNPKGPPTKSVDLGRCRFASLDNIGEVLAIAEGEWHR is encoded by the coding sequence ATGAGAACAACGCTCACCCTGGATGACGACGTGGCCATCGAGCTGGAGCGCCTGCGCCGGTCTCGCGACGCAAGTCTTAAGGAAGTGGTCAATGAGGCGTTGCGGATGGGACTAAGGCAGTTGTCCAGTCCACCCCCAAAAAATCCAAAAGGTCCACCAACGAAGTCGGTCGACCTCGGCCGTTGCCGATTCGCCAGCCTGGACAATATTGGTGAAGTGCTCGCTATCGCCGAAGGAGAGTGGCACCGGTGA